A single Rubrivivax gelatinosus IL144 DNA region contains:
- the glnE gene encoding bifunctional [glutamate--ammonia ligase]-adenylyl-L-tyrosine phosphorylase/[glutamate--ammonia-ligase] adenylyltransferase: protein MSAVQSAAPSAAHSRFVQRIRRRYEAERALLPPGAPGFETIVALVATLRERGRELPAALRVARQLVLERLAVLDVEDAAPLETVTATMTWLAEASLELALAQARLDADERYGAALDADGRPVDLWIIGMGKLGARELNVSSDIDLIYVYEDEGQTAGPRPVSFHEYFAFVAKRLYALVGETTEDGFVFRVDLALRPNGNSGPPVVSLGMLEEYFQVQGREWERFAWLKSRIVAPRAAVGTQRALALRSLVTPFVYRRYLDYGVFEGLRQLHRKIRDEAQRRAAGRPERANDVKLSRGGIREIEFIVQLMQVVRGGQFPEIRTRSSLRALGKLAAGGLMSPETAQRLADAYALLRRIEHRIQYLDDQQTHLLPTGDEDLAWIAASLDGGDTGTMLDRLCEARETVAAEFDALLMEGAGGAKSQGRNGCRQCGTGPLPIDSEQLLEKMPAALAERLRHWATQPRVQALRDESRLRLGRLMQAAARGIAEGGCTEQAALRFVDWVEPLLRRESYLALLAERPEVQRRLLRLLGLARWPMQYLMRHPGVIDELADARLQHQRFDRESFAAELEERRAAWDRAGECDEERLLDMLRQAHHAEVFRTLVRDVEGELTVEQVADDLSALADTMLAITVRWAWSRFRQAHREQPALAVIAYGKLGGKELGYGSDLDVVFLFDDADEADPARAQEIYGAFVRKLITWLTLRTAAGELFDIDTALRPNGNSGLLVTSIASFERYQVGRGSNTAWTWEHQAITRARCAAGGPALAAAFDATRRAVLVAERDPQALREEIGAMRRKVRDAHPVRAGRYDVKHSAGGMMDVEFAVQYLVLAHSRTHPELIGNLGNIALLLIAEDGGLLPAGVGRAAADAYRELRRAQHTARLDEQPTQFEPERLAPQRDAVLALWRAVFGEG from the coding sequence ATGTCAGCCGTCCAGAGCGCCGCGCCGTCGGCGGCGCACAGCCGTTTCGTGCAGCGCATCCGGCGCCGCTACGAAGCCGAGCGTGCGTTGCTGCCGCCGGGAGCGCCCGGTTTCGAGACCATCGTCGCGCTCGTCGCCACGCTGCGCGAACGTGGCCGCGAACTGCCGGCCGCGCTGCGTGTCGCGCGCCAGCTGGTGCTCGAACGGCTGGCGGTGCTGGATGTCGAAGACGCCGCGCCGCTGGAGACCGTCACCGCGACGATGACCTGGCTGGCCGAGGCCTCGCTGGAACTGGCGCTGGCCCAGGCGCGCCTGGACGCCGACGAACGCTACGGCGCGGCGCTGGACGCCGACGGCCGCCCGGTGGACCTGTGGATCATCGGCATGGGCAAGCTCGGCGCGCGCGAGCTCAACGTCTCGTCGGACATCGACCTGATCTACGTCTACGAGGACGAGGGCCAGACCGCCGGCCCGCGCCCGGTCTCGTTCCACGAGTACTTCGCCTTCGTCGCCAAGCGGCTGTACGCTCTGGTCGGCGAGACCACCGAGGACGGCTTCGTCTTCCGCGTCGACCTGGCGCTGCGGCCCAACGGCAACTCGGGGCCGCCGGTCGTGAGCCTGGGCATGCTGGAGGAGTACTTCCAGGTCCAGGGCCGCGAGTGGGAGCGTTTCGCGTGGCTGAAGAGCCGCATCGTCGCACCGCGTGCGGCGGTCGGCACGCAGCGCGCGCTGGCGCTGCGCTCGCTGGTCACGCCTTTCGTCTACCGCCGCTACCTGGACTACGGCGTCTTCGAGGGCCTGCGCCAGCTGCACCGCAAGATCCGCGACGAGGCCCAGCGTCGCGCCGCCGGCCGGCCCGAACGCGCCAACGACGTCAAGCTCTCGCGCGGCGGCATCCGCGAGATCGAGTTCATCGTCCAGCTGATGCAGGTGGTGCGCGGCGGCCAGTTCCCCGAGATCCGCACGCGCAGCAGCTTGCGCGCGCTGGGCAAGCTGGCGGCCGGCGGGCTGATGTCGCCCGAGACCGCGCAGCGCCTGGCCGACGCCTACGCGCTGCTGCGGCGCATCGAGCACCGCATCCAGTACCTCGACGACCAGCAGACGCATCTGCTGCCCACCGGCGACGAGGACCTGGCCTGGATCGCCGCCAGCCTGGACGGCGGCGACACCGGCACGATGCTCGACCGCCTCTGCGAGGCGCGCGAAACGGTGGCCGCCGAGTTCGACGCCTTGCTGATGGAAGGCGCCGGCGGCGCCAAGAGCCAGGGCCGCAACGGCTGCCGCCAGTGCGGCACCGGGCCGCTGCCGATCGACAGCGAGCAGTTGCTGGAGAAGATGCCGGCGGCGCTGGCCGAGCGGCTGCGCCACTGGGCGACACAGCCGCGCGTGCAGGCGCTGCGCGACGAGAGCCGGCTGCGCCTGGGCCGGCTGATGCAGGCCGCGGCACGCGGCATCGCCGAGGGTGGCTGCACCGAGCAGGCGGCGCTGCGTTTCGTCGACTGGGTCGAGCCGCTGCTGCGCCGCGAAAGTTATCTCGCGCTGCTCGCCGAGCGTCCCGAGGTCCAGCGCCGGCTGCTGCGCCTGCTGGGCCTGGCGCGCTGGCCGATGCAGTACCTGATGCGCCACCCGGGTGTCATCGACGAACTGGCCGACGCCAGGCTGCAGCACCAGCGTTTCGACCGCGAGAGCTTCGCCGCCGAGCTGGAGGAACGCCGCGCCGCCTGGGACCGCGCCGGCGAATGCGACGAGGAGCGGCTGCTGGACATGCTGCGCCAGGCGCACCACGCCGAGGTCTTCCGCACGCTGGTGCGCGACGTCGAAGGCGAGCTGACCGTCGAGCAGGTCGCCGACGACCTGTCGGCACTCGCCGACACCATGCTCGCGATCACCGTGCGCTGGGCCTGGAGCCGCTTCCGCCAGGCCCACCGCGAGCAGCCGGCGCTGGCCGTCATCGCCTACGGCAAGCTCGGCGGCAAGGAGCTGGGCTACGGCAGCGACCTGGACGTCGTCTTCCTCTTCGACGACGCCGACGAAGCCGACCCGGCACGCGCCCAGGAGATCTACGGCGCCTTCGTGCGCAAGCTGATCACCTGGCTGACGCTGCGCACCGCGGCCGGCGAGCTGTTCGACATCGACACCGCGCTGCGGCCCAACGGCAACTCGGGGCTGCTGGTGACCTCGATCGCGTCCTTCGAGCGCTACCAGGTCGGCCGCGGCAGCAACACCGCGTGGACCTGGGAGCACCAGGCGATCACGCGCGCGCGCTGCGCCGCCGGCGGCCCGGCTCTGGCCGCGGCCTTCGACGCCACGCGGCGCGCGGTGCTGGTCGCCGAACGCGACCCGCAGGCGCTGCGCGAGGAGATCGGCGCGATGCGCCGCAAGGTGCGCGACGCCCATCCGGTGCGCGCCGGGCGCTACGACGTCAAGCACTCTGCGGGCGGCATGATGGACGTCGAGTTCGCCGTCCAGTACCTGGTGCTGGCGCATTCGCGCACCCATCCGGAGCTGATCGGCAACCTGGGCAACATCGCGCTGCTGCTCATCGCCGAAGACGGCGGCCTGCTGCCGGCCGGCGTCGGCCGCGCCGCCGCCGACGCCTACCGCGAGCTGCGCCGCGCGCAGCACACCGCACGCCTGGACGAGCAGCCGACGCAGTTCGAGCCCGAGCGCCTGGCGCCGCAGCGCGACGCCGTGCTGGCGCTCTGGCGCGCGGTCTTCGGCGAAGGCTGA
- a CDS encoding histidine phosphatase family protein, with amino-acid sequence MGTLYLVRHGQASFGADDYDVLSELGQRQCRQLGIWFRERGITFDAAFHGSLKRQRASYEAIAEGHGAVPPAALRPQLDEYDSLALLKAAHPEPLPAADTPESYRRYFQLLRSALVRWMAGEIAPEGMPSYADWRAGIVGVLDEVQRIQDGNVLLVASGGPICTALGHLLRTPHEVTIDLNLRIRNSALTEVAITPKRLMLVAFNHLPHLDHPERRDWVTST; translated from the coding sequence ATGGGAACGCTTTACCTCGTGCGCCACGGCCAGGCCTCGTTCGGCGCCGACGACTACGACGTGCTCAGCGAACTGGGCCAGCGCCAGTGCCGCCAGCTGGGCATCTGGTTCCGCGAACGCGGCATCACCTTCGACGCCGCCTTCCACGGTTCGCTCAAGCGCCAGCGCGCCTCCTACGAGGCGATCGCCGAGGGCCACGGCGCGGTGCCGCCGGCAGCGCTGCGGCCGCAGCTCGACGAGTACGACAGCCTGGCGCTGCTGAAGGCCGCACACCCCGAGCCGCTGCCGGCGGCCGACACGCCCGAGTCCTACCGCCGGTACTTCCAGCTGCTGCGCTCGGCGCTGGTGCGCTGGATGGCCGGCGAGATCGCGCCCGAGGGCATGCCGAGCTACGCCGACTGGCGCGCCGGCATCGTCGGCGTGCTCGACGAGGTACAGCGCATCCAGGACGGCAACGTGCTGCTGGTGGCCAGCGGCGGGCCGATCTGCACCGCGCTCGGCCACCTGCTGCGCACGCCGCACGAGGTGACGATCGACCTCAACCTGCGCATCCGCAACAGCGCGCTGACCGAGGTCGCGATCACGCCGAAGCGGCTGATGCTGGTCGCCTTCAACCACCTGCCGCACCTGGACCACCCCGAACGCCGGGACTGGGTGACCTCGACCTGA
- a CDS encoding carbon-nitrogen hydrolase family protein, which yields MKVAAVQMVSTPDLGRNLEAAARLVGEAAAAGAGLVALPEYFCLIGLRDTDKLPFAEPEGDGAIQRFLADTARRHGVWLVGGTLPLRAPDGQRVYNRCCVYGPDGVEAAHYDKIHLFAFDNGRERYAEATTLAPGDTPVALQCGPLRVGLSVCYDLRFPELYRALMAPPCDLLCVPAAFTYTTGRAHWELLLRARAVENQCYVLAPAQGGQHESGRRTWGHSLVADPWGEVLAVRPEGEGVVLAEVSAQRLAEVRTQLPALAHRRL from the coding sequence ATGAAAGTCGCCGCCGTCCAGATGGTCAGCACGCCCGATCTCGGGCGCAATCTCGAAGCCGCCGCACGCCTGGTCGGCGAAGCCGCCGCCGCCGGCGCCGGCCTCGTCGCGCTGCCCGAGTACTTCTGCCTGATCGGCCTGCGCGACACCGACAAGCTGCCGTTCGCCGAACCCGAGGGCGACGGCGCGATCCAGCGTTTCCTCGCCGACACCGCGCGCCGCCACGGCGTCTGGCTGGTCGGCGGCACGCTGCCGCTGCGTGCGCCCGACGGCCAGCGTGTCTACAACCGCTGCTGCGTCTACGGCCCCGACGGCGTCGAGGCCGCGCACTACGACAAGATCCACCTCTTCGCCTTCGACAACGGCCGCGAACGCTATGCCGAGGCGACGACGCTCGCGCCCGGCGACACCCCGGTGGCGCTGCAGTGCGGGCCGCTGCGGGTCGGCCTGTCGGTCTGCTACGACCTGCGTTTCCCCGAGCTGTACCGCGCGCTGATGGCCCCGCCCTGCGACCTGCTGTGCGTGCCCGCGGCCTTCACCTACACGACCGGCCGCGCGCACTGGGAGCTGCTGCTGCGCGCCCGCGCCGTCGAGAACCAGTGCTACGTGCTCGCGCCGGCCCAAGGCGGCCAGCACGAGAGCGGCCGCCGCACCTGGGGCCACAGCCTGGTCGCCGACCCCTGGGGCGAGGTGCTGGCGGTGCGGCCGGAGGGCGAAGGCGTGGTGCTCGCCGAGGTCTCGGCGCAGCGCCTGGCCGAGGTGCGCACTCAGCTGCCGGCGCTGGCGCACCGGCGGCTGTAG
- the murU gene encoding N-acetylmuramate alpha-1-phosphate uridylyltransferase MurU yields MSARALILAAGRGERMRPLTDTTPKPLLPVRGRPMIEWHLLALAKAGVREVVINTAWLEEQFQAALGDGSRWGLTIRWSAEGAAWGGALETAGGIATALRWLAPNGDEAFWVVSGDIVAPDFGFDDADRRRFEDSGDLGHLWLVPNPEFNARGDFALGPGGRLSRDGERAWTYANLALLRPAIVAGIAPGTRAPLGPALFAAAAAGRLSGQAWRGEWHNVGTPAQLAALG; encoded by the coding sequence ATGAGCGCCCGAGCCCTGATCCTCGCCGCCGGCCGCGGCGAGCGCATGCGACCGCTGACCGACACCACCCCGAAGCCGCTGCTGCCGGTGCGCGGCCGGCCGATGATCGAATGGCATCTGCTGGCGCTGGCGAAGGCCGGCGTGCGCGAGGTGGTCATCAACACCGCCTGGCTCGAAGAGCAGTTCCAGGCCGCGCTGGGCGACGGCTCGCGCTGGGGACTCACGATCCGCTGGTCGGCCGAAGGCGCGGCCTGGGGCGGCGCGCTGGAAACCGCCGGCGGCATCGCCACCGCGCTGCGCTGGCTGGCGCCGAACGGCGACGAAGCCTTCTGGGTCGTCTCGGGCGACATCGTCGCGCCGGACTTCGGCTTCGACGACGCCGACCGCCGCCGCTTCGAGGACAGCGGCGACCTGGGCCACCTCTGGCTGGTGCCCAACCCCGAGTTCAACGCCCGCGGCGACTTCGCGCTCGGCCCCGGCGGACGCCTGTCACGCGACGGCGAGCGCGCCTGGACCTACGCCAACCTGGCGCTGCTGCGCCCGGCGATCGTCGCCGGCATCGCGCCCGGCACACGCGCGCCGCTGGGCCCGGCGCTGTTCGCCGCCGCCGCGGCCGGCCGCCTTTCGGGCCAGGCCTGGCGCGGCGAGTGGCACAACGTCGGCACGCCGGCGCAGCTCGCGGCGCTGGGCTGA
- a CDS encoding potassium channel beta subunit family protein has protein sequence MQYRRLGRSGLRVSALSLGSWVTYHNQVDVDAAVEMMAAAYDAGVNFFDNAEVYAAGQSEVVMGEALRRLAWPRLNYVVTSKYFWGLDRTGDAVNRKDTLNRKYLMQAVDGSLQRFGLDFIDVVYCHRPDPNTPIEETARAMNDLIVQGKALYWGTSEWSAADIRAAWELAERHGWHKPVVEQPQYHLFHRRRVEQEYARLYEDLGLGLTTWSPLASGLLTGKYRGGVPAGSRGALENMAFLRDGLTDAAKNEAVAKLEPIAAELGGTLAQLAIAWVARNPRVSSVITGASRVDQLKANLGAMALVERLTPEVMARIDAVTAGLADR, from the coding sequence ATGCAATACCGCCGTCTGGGCCGCTCTGGCCTGCGCGTCAGCGCGCTCTCGCTGGGCTCCTGGGTCACGTACCACAACCAGGTCGACGTCGACGCCGCCGTCGAGATGATGGCCGCCGCCTACGACGCCGGCGTCAACTTCTTCGACAACGCCGAGGTCTACGCCGCCGGCCAGAGCGAGGTCGTGATGGGCGAGGCGCTGCGCCGCCTGGCCTGGCCGCGCCTGAACTACGTCGTCACCAGCAAGTACTTCTGGGGCCTGGACCGCACGGGCGATGCCGTCAACCGCAAGGACACGCTGAACCGCAAGTACCTGATGCAGGCGGTCGACGGCTCGCTCCAGCGCTTCGGCCTGGACTTCATCGACGTCGTCTACTGCCACCGCCCCGATCCGAACACGCCGATCGAGGAGACGGCGCGTGCGATGAACGACCTCATCGTGCAGGGCAAGGCGCTGTACTGGGGCACCAGCGAATGGAGCGCCGCCGACATCCGCGCCGCCTGGGAACTGGCCGAGCGCCACGGCTGGCACAAGCCGGTGGTCGAGCAGCCGCAGTACCACCTGTTCCACCGCCGCCGCGTCGAGCAGGAGTACGCCCGCCTCTACGAAGACCTGGGCCTGGGCCTGACGACCTGGAGCCCGCTGGCCTCGGGCCTGCTGACCGGCAAGTACCGCGGCGGCGTGCCCGCCGGCAGCCGCGGCGCGCTGGAGAACATGGCCTTCCTGCGCGACGGCCTGACCGACGCGGCCAAGAACGAAGCCGTCGCCAAGCTCGAACCGATCGCCGCCGAACTGGGTGGCACGCTGGCCCAGCTGGCGATCGCCTGGGTGGCCCGCAACCCGCGCGTCAGCAGCGTCATCACCGGCGCCTCGCGCGTCGACCAGCTGAAGGCCAACCTGGGTGCGATGGCGCTGGTCGAGCGCCTGACGCCCGAGGTGATGGCGCGCATCGACGCCGTCACCGCCGGGCTGGCCGACCGCTGA
- a CDS encoding FAD-dependent monooxygenase: protein MHEVHIAVVGAGPVGLALALHAARLLPAARITVFDARAATHDVAADPRTLALSLGSVQFLQRLVDWAPPQAIAEVQVSQQPPSFGDAEVRIRAAEMGVPLLGAVATYGEVVAPLQRGWEAAVAAEPRRLRLRLGTAVQAVKPMAGGVELDADIAECFDLAVVAEGGVFAGQVRKAVVHDYRQTAWVGTLALDGLPPGVAFERFTREGPLALLPRADGRAALVWCVPSDADPVRPLDARQRLALLADRLPAAAGRPREITPLKDFALGLNAERTLVDGRSVRIGNAAQTLHPVAGQGLNLGLRDAHELVAALRHAADVDAALARVEWARSPDRWATIATTDFLARSFTWQLPGLGLARGLGLAALQQVAPARHWLARRMMFGSR from the coding sequence ATGCACGAGGTCCACATCGCCGTCGTCGGCGCCGGCCCGGTCGGGCTGGCGCTGGCCCTGCACGCCGCGCGGCTGCTGCCGGCCGCGCGCATCACCGTCTTCGACGCCCGAGCGGCGACGCACGACGTCGCCGCCGACCCGCGCACGCTGGCGCTGTCGCTGGGCAGCGTGCAGTTCCTGCAGCGCCTGGTCGACTGGGCGCCGCCGCAGGCGATCGCCGAGGTGCAGGTCTCGCAGCAGCCGCCGTCCTTCGGCGACGCCGAGGTGCGCATCCGCGCCGCCGAGATGGGCGTGCCGCTGCTCGGCGCGGTGGCGACGTATGGCGAAGTCGTCGCGCCGCTGCAGCGCGGCTGGGAGGCCGCCGTGGCCGCCGAACCGCGCCGGCTGCGGCTGCGCCTGGGCACCGCGGTGCAGGCGGTCAAGCCGATGGCCGGCGGCGTCGAGCTCGACGCCGACATCGCCGAGTGTTTCGACCTCGCCGTCGTCGCCGAAGGCGGCGTCTTCGCCGGCCAGGTGCGCAAGGCCGTCGTGCACGACTACCGCCAGACGGCCTGGGTCGGCACGCTGGCGCTGGACGGCCTGCCGCCGGGCGTGGCCTTCGAACGTTTCACGCGCGAGGGGCCGCTGGCGCTGCTGCCGCGCGCCGACGGCCGCGCCGCGCTGGTCTGGTGCGTGCCCAGCGACGCCGACCCGGTGCGCCCACTCGATGCGCGCCAGCGCCTGGCGCTGCTGGCCGACCGCCTGCCGGCCGCCGCCGGGCGGCCGCGCGAGATCACGCCGCTGAAGGACTTCGCGCTCGGCCTGAATGCCGAACGCACGCTGGTCGACGGCCGCTCGGTGCGCATCGGCAACGCCGCGCAGACGCTGCACCCGGTCGCCGGCCAGGGCCTGAACCTGGGGCTGCGCGACGCCCACGAACTCGTCGCCGCGCTGCGCCATGCGGCCGACGTCGACGCCGCGCTGGCGCGCGTCGAATGGGCGCGTTCGCCCGACCGCTGGGCGACGATCGCGACGACCGACTTCCTGGCGCGCAGCTTCACCTGGCAGCTGCCCGGGCTGGGCCTGGCGCGCGGTCTCGGCCTGGCGGCGCTGCAGCAGGTCGCGCCGGCGCGCCACTGGCTGGCGCGGCGGATGATGTTCGGCAGCCGCTGA
- a CDS encoding DMT family transporter: MSPTDRRARLDGRAVVLVVVCCALWGLNQVATKLALAEIPPLMQAAMRSAGAALLVAAWARWRGIRLFEHDGTACAGLAMGLLFALEFGCIFIGLQHTAASRMVVFIYLAPFVVALGMPFVAHDERLRPAQLAGLAAAFAGVVWAFAEGLHAPTAGSRKWLGDALGVAAAVIWGLTTLTLRGSRLASAAPEKTLLWQLAVSALALAAASWAGGETLVAVPGPGALWPLAFQIVVVTFASYLVWFWLLRHYPATRLSAFTLLTPVFGLLAGVLILGEPATARLLVALAAVCAGIALVNRA, from the coding sequence ATGTCCCCGACCGACCGCCGCGCGCGGCTGGACGGCCGCGCCGTCGTGCTCGTCGTCGTCTGCTGCGCGCTCTGGGGCCTGAACCAGGTGGCGACCAAGCTCGCGCTGGCCGAGATCCCGCCGCTGATGCAGGCCGCGATGCGCTCGGCCGGCGCCGCGCTGCTGGTCGCGGCCTGGGCACGCTGGCGCGGCATCCGCTTGTTCGAACACGACGGCACGGCGTGCGCCGGGCTGGCGATGGGGCTGCTGTTCGCGCTGGAATTCGGCTGCATCTTCATCGGCCTGCAGCACACCGCGGCCTCGCGCATGGTGGTCTTCATCTACCTCGCGCCCTTCGTCGTCGCGCTGGGCATGCCTTTCGTCGCGCACGACGAACGCCTGCGCCCGGCGCAGCTGGCCGGGCTGGCGGCGGCTTTCGCCGGCGTCGTCTGGGCCTTCGCCGAGGGGCTGCACGCGCCGACCGCCGGTAGCCGCAAGTGGCTGGGCGACGCGCTCGGCGTCGCCGCGGCGGTGATCTGGGGCCTGACGACGCTGACGCTGCGCGGCAGCCGGCTGGCCAGCGCGGCGCCCGAGAAGACGCTGCTGTGGCAGCTCGCGGTGTCGGCGCTCGCGCTGGCTGCGGCGTCCTGGGCCGGCGGCGAGACGCTGGTGGCGGTGCCGGGGCCGGGCGCGCTGTGGCCGCTGGCCTTCCAGATCGTCGTCGTCACCTTCGCCAGCTACCTCGTGTGGTTCTGGCTGCTGCGCCACTACCCGGCGACGCGGCTGTCGGCGTTCACGCTGCTGACGCCGGTGTTCGGGCTGCTGGCCGGCGTGCTGATCCTCGGCGAACCGGCGACGGCGCGCCTGCTGGTCGCGCTGGCGGCGGTCTGCGCCGGCATCGCGCTGGTCAATCGCGCCTGA